Proteins co-encoded in one Halomicroarcula saliterrae genomic window:
- a CDS encoding universal stress protein, translated as MYDRILLSTDGTVASEDAETHAIELAAAHNAVLHVLYVVDEDVVTAYSGDEYVDEAEGPEHGLEEHGEETLSELRRRAAETDVDVETTMQHGRPAETIVNHADDCDADLLVLGTKRRPDEYRALLGSVTNRVLRLTTRPATVVKTEVIE; from the coding sequence ATGTACGACCGAATTCTCCTGTCGACCGATGGAACTGTCGCGTCTGAAGATGCTGAAACGCACGCGATCGAGCTCGCAGCCGCTCACAACGCGGTCCTTCACGTGCTCTACGTCGTTGACGAGGATGTCGTGACTGCCTACAGCGGGGACGAGTACGTCGACGAGGCCGAAGGTCCCGAACACGGGCTCGAAGAACACGGCGAGGAGACGCTTTCGGAACTCCGACGTCGAGCCGCAGAGACCGATGTCGATGTCGAGACGACGATGCAACATGGCCGCCCCGCTGAGACCATCGTGAATCACGCAGACGACTGTGACGCCGATCTCCTCGTGCTCGGTACCAAACGCCGGCCGGACGAATATCGGGCGTTACTCGGAAGTGTCACCAACCGTGTTCTCCGATTGACGACTCGTCCGGCAACCGTCGTGAAAACCGAAGTCATCGAGTAG
- a CDS encoding SHOCT domain-containing protein: MQNPIQARGIRSLGLIVVGALALAVVAGMALTHATVPDAMMWGWHDGMWNDGHMAGWGSWGWGMMLFGLLWMALLVAVPLGFIYWLGTRSQSNGPAEDSALAVLQERYARGEIGDEEFDRRRARLRPDDGR, translated from the coding sequence ATGCAAAATCCAATTCAAGCACGCGGAATTCGTTCTCTGGGACTCATCGTCGTCGGAGCGCTGGCTCTGGCCGTCGTCGCCGGAATGGCGCTAACACACGCGACTGTCCCAGATGCAATGATGTGGGGCTGGCACGACGGCATGTGGAACGACGGCCACATGGCCGGATGGGGTAGCTGGGGCTGGGGGATGATGCTGTTCGGTCTCCTGTGGATGGCACTCCTCGTCGCCGTCCCCCTCGGTTTCATCTACTGGCTGGGGACGCGGTCGCAATCGAACGGCCCCGCCGAGGATAGCGCACTCGCCGTCCTCCAAGAGCGGTACGCCCGTGGCGAGATCGGCGACGAGGAGTTCGACCGCCGTCGCGCCCGTCTCAGACCAGATGATGGACGGTAG
- a CDS encoding DoxX family membrane protein, which yields MSPLDSGMNQLESKVGGLTVGGKVHSLSAWFVLALRLMMGYAFAYSGFTKITGEFAAGGYLSNVAATNGNPLAGLFAWMGSTPWFVEFANVAVPWGELLIGLGLLVGAFVRLAAFFGALMMLMFYFGNWDMGHGFINGDFAYMLVFLAVAAFAAGRILGLDQYIENYDVGGETLVERYPALEYILG from the coding sequence ATGTCCCCACTCGACTCCGGCATGAACCAGCTCGAGAGCAAAGTCGGCGGCCTGACCGTCGGCGGGAAAGTCCACAGCCTCAGCGCGTGGTTCGTGCTCGCGCTCCGTCTCATGATGGGCTACGCGTTCGCGTACTCCGGGTTCACCAAGATCACCGGCGAGTTCGCGGCCGGCGGCTACCTGTCGAACGTTGCCGCGACGAACGGCAACCCGCTTGCGGGCCTGTTCGCGTGGATGGGGTCGACGCCGTGGTTCGTCGAGTTCGCCAACGTCGCCGTCCCGTGGGGCGAGTTGTTAATCGGTCTTGGGCTGCTCGTTGGTGCGTTCGTCCGCCTCGCGGCGTTCTTCGGCGCGCTCATGATGCTCATGTTCTACTTCGGGAACTGGGACATGGGTCACGGGTTCATCAACGGGGACTTCGCATACATGCTCGTGTTCCTCGCGGTCGCCGCGTTCGCCGCGGGCCGCATCCTGGGCCTCGACCAGTACATCGAGAACTACGACGTCGGCGGCGAGACGCTCGTCGAGCGCTACCCCGCCCTCGAATACATCCTCGGCTAA
- a CDS encoding ArsR/SmtB family transcription factor, producing MTEEADPSEVFATLDDEYARDILVATKTDRLSAKELSEECDMSRPTVSRRVTRLVEQGLLEEYTHVDPGGRHYSEYEARLERVEVLLQAEGFDVQIDVRPDPADRITSIFEEMRGD from the coding sequence GTGACTGAGGAGGCCGACCCGTCGGAGGTCTTCGCGACACTCGACGACGAGTACGCCCGCGACATCCTCGTGGCGACGAAGACCGACCGACTCTCCGCGAAGGAACTCAGCGAGGAATGCGACATGTCACGCCCGACCGTCTCGCGGCGTGTCACCCGCCTCGTTGAACAGGGCCTCCTCGAGGAGTACACGCATGTCGACCCCGGCGGACGGCACTACAGCGAGTACGAAGCGCGACTCGAGCGTGTCGAAGTCCTCCTGCAGGCGGAGGGCTTCGACGTGCAGATCGACGTCCGGCCGGACCCCGCCGACCGGATTACGTCAATCTTCGAGGAAATGCGGGGAGACTGA
- a CDS encoding DUF7521 family protein, which produces MEHTLFVIGKLFTTVLALVIAYQAYRGYQRHRTQLLLYVAAGFALVGLGGLLEGVLFELLQVSIFEAGFVAALVTAAGMLSILYALYAPNP; this is translated from the coding sequence ATGGAACACACGTTATTCGTCATCGGCAAGCTGTTCACGACCGTATTGGCCCTCGTCATCGCCTATCAGGCCTATCGCGGATACCAGCGCCATCGCACGCAGTTGCTTCTGTACGTCGCCGCCGGCTTCGCGCTGGTCGGGCTGGGCGGCCTTCTCGAAGGTGTTCTCTTCGAACTCCTCCAAGTGTCGATCTTCGAAGCAGGATTCGTCGCAGCACTCGTCACCGCCGCCGGGATGCTATCGATCCTCTACGCCCTGTATGCCCCGAACCCCTGA